Proteins from one Bradyrhizobium roseum genomic window:
- the nifX gene encoding nitrogen fixation protein NifX: MKIAFATQDLKRVDAHFGWAKNIAIYEIGPQGHRFLEAVQFEGDLKEDGNEDKLAPKIDAIKDCAILYVAAIGGSGAARVVANNIHPMKVNQPEEITDLLAKLEDVLKGTPPPWLRKALLKDQERTLDFEE, encoded by the coding sequence ATGAAAATCGCATTCGCCACCCAGGACCTGAAGCGCGTCGATGCTCATTTCGGCTGGGCGAAGAATATCGCGATCTATGAAATCGGTCCGCAGGGGCACCGCTTCCTCGAAGCCGTTCAGTTCGAGGGCGATCTCAAGGAAGACGGCAATGAGGACAAGCTCGCGCCCAAAATAGATGCGATCAAGGACTGCGCCATTCTCTATGTCGCCGCCATCGGCGGCTCCGGCGCGGCGAGGGTGGTGGCGAATAACATCCACCCGATGAAGGTCAATCAACCCGAAGAGATCACCGACCTCCTGGCCAAGCTCGAAGACGTGCTGAAAGGCACGCCGCCGCCCTGGTTACGCAAGGCGCTGTTGAAGGACCAGGAACGAACCCTCGATTTTGAAGAATAG